One genomic window of Actinoalloteichus hoggarensis includes the following:
- the atpD gene encoding F0F1 ATP synthase subunit beta: MTAATAVGTGRVVRVIGPVVDVEFPRGEVPALFNALKVEIDFEQMKKTVTLEVAQHLGDNMVRTISMQQADGLVRGAPVRDTGAAISVPVGDAVKGHVFNALGECLDKPGHADDAERWGIHRKPPAFDQLEGKTEVLVTGVKVIDLLTPYVKGGKIGLFGGAGVGKTVLIQEMITRIARNFGGTSVFAGVGERTREGTDLFLEMEEMGVLPDTALVFGQMDEPPGTRMRVALSGLTMAEYFRDVQNQDVLLFIDNIFRFTQAGSEVSTLLGRMPSAVGYQPTLADEMGELQERITSTRGRSITSMQAIYVPADDYTDPAPATTFAHLDATTELSRPISQKGIYPAVDPLTSSSRILDPSVVGDEHYRVAQEVKRILQKNKELQDIIAILGLDELSEEDRLTVNRARRIERFLSQNFFVAQKFTGQEGSFVETKDTIEAFDKIAKGEYDHVPEQAFLSIGGLEDLERRHKELTK, from the coding sequence ATGACGGCTGCTACCGCTGTTGGCACCGGTCGCGTCGTCCGGGTGATCGGCCCGGTCGTCGACGTCGAGTTCCCCCGTGGCGAGGTGCCCGCCCTGTTCAACGCTCTGAAGGTCGAGATCGACTTCGAGCAGATGAAGAAGACCGTGACGCTCGAGGTCGCGCAGCACCTCGGCGACAACATGGTCCGCACGATCTCGATGCAGCAGGCCGACGGTCTGGTCCGAGGCGCTCCGGTGCGCGACACCGGCGCGGCCATCTCGGTTCCGGTCGGCGATGCGGTCAAGGGCCACGTGTTCAACGCGCTCGGCGAGTGCCTGGACAAGCCCGGCCACGCCGACGACGCCGAGCGCTGGGGCATCCACCGCAAGCCCCCGGCCTTCGACCAGCTCGAGGGCAAGACCGAGGTGCTGGTCACCGGCGTCAAGGTGATCGACCTGCTGACCCCGTACGTCAAGGGCGGCAAGATCGGCCTGTTCGGTGGTGCCGGTGTCGGCAAGACGGTGCTCATCCAGGAGATGATCACCCGTATCGCCCGGAACTTCGGCGGCACCTCGGTGTTCGCGGGAGTCGGCGAGCGGACCCGTGAGGGCACCGACCTCTTCCTGGAGATGGAGGAGATGGGCGTTCTTCCGGACACCGCGCTGGTGTTCGGCCAGATGGACGAGCCGCCCGGCACCCGTATGCGGGTCGCCCTGTCCGGCCTGACCATGGCGGAGTACTTCCGGGACGTCCAGAACCAGGACGTGCTGCTGTTCATCGACAACATCTTCCGGTTCACCCAGGCGGGTTCGGAGGTGTCCACCCTGCTGGGCCGGATGCCCTCGGCCGTGGGTTACCAGCCGACGCTGGCCGACGAGATGGGTGAGCTGCAGGAGCGGATCACCTCGACGCGGGGTCGCTCGATCACCTCGATGCAGGCGATCTACGTGCCCGCGGACGACTACACCGACCCGGCCCCGGCGACGACCTTCGCCCACCTGGACGCGACCACGGAGCTGTCCCGGCCGATCTCGCAGAAGGGCATCTACCCGGCGGTCGACCCGCTGACGTCCTCCTCGCGGATCCTGGACCCGTCGGTGGTCGGCGACGAGCACTACCGGGTCGCGCAGGAGGTCAAGCGGATCCTGCAGAAGAACAAGGAGCTGCAGGACATCATCGCGATCCTCGGTCTGGACGAGCTGTCCGAGGAGGACCGCCTGACGGTCAACCGCGCTCGCCGCATCGAGCGGTTCCTGTCGCAGAACTTCTTCGTCGCGCAGAAGTTCACCGGCCAGGAGGGGTCCTTCGTCGAGACGAAGGACACCATCGAGGCCTTCGACAAGATCGCCAAGGGCGAGTACGACCACGTCCCGGAGCAGGCCTTCCTCTCCATCGGTGGCCTGGAGGACCTGGAGCGCAGGCACAAGGAGCTCACCAAGTAA